The Iamia majanohamensis genome window below encodes:
- a CDS encoding TIGR03668 family PPOX class F420-dependent oxidoreductase has product METAEARRRVAAARVGHLATVTPEGRPHLVPCCFALVDDALVSAVDGKPKSTTALRRLANVEAHPAVTLLVDHYDDGDWSALWWVRVDGRARVVRDGPERERGLDALGAKHRQYREVRPPGALIVVEDLTWRSWP; this is encoded by the coding sequence GTGGAGACGGCCGAGGCCCGCCGCCGGGTGGCTGCGGCGCGCGTGGGTCACCTGGCCACGGTGACGCCCGAGGGCCGGCCCCACCTCGTCCCCTGCTGCTTCGCCCTGGTCGACGACGCCCTGGTGTCGGCCGTCGACGGCAAGCCCAAGTCGACCACCGCGCTGCGGCGCCTGGCCAACGTGGAGGCCCACCCCGCGGTGACGCTGCTGGTGGACCACTACGACGACGGGGACTGGTCGGCCCTGTGGTGGGTGCGGGTCGACGGTCGGGCCCGGGTGGTGCGGGACGGCCCCGAGCGCGAGCGCGGCCTCGACGCCCTCGGGGCCAAGCACCGGCAGTACCGGGAGGTGCGCCCGCCGGGCGCGCTCATCGTGGTCGAGGACCTCACCTGGCGGTCCTGGCCCTGA
- a CDS encoding RNA-binding S4 domain-containing protein, with protein sequence METARVDRWMWAVRLFRTRSDSAAACRGGHVRVDGRPAKAATPVGPGATVEVRVYGVDRTVEVVRPIEKRVGAAVAADCLVDHTPPPPPRDVAPPVAERDRGAGRPTKRERRELDRLRGRRR encoded by the coding sequence GTGGAGACGGCACGGGTCGACCGGTGGATGTGGGCGGTGCGCCTGTTCCGCACGCGGTCCGACAGCGCCGCGGCGTGCCGGGGCGGCCACGTGCGCGTCGACGGCCGTCCCGCCAAGGCGGCCACCCCCGTGGGCCCGGGGGCGACGGTGGAGGTGCGGGTCTACGGCGTCGACCGCACCGTCGAGGTGGTCCGGCCCATCGAGAAGCGGGTCGGGGCCGCGGTGGCCGCCGACTGCCTCGTCGACCACACCCCTCCCCCGCCGCCCCGCGACGTGGCCCCGCCGGTCGCCGAGCGCGACCGGGGCGCGGGCCGTCCCACCAAGCGGGAGCGGCGCGAGCTCGACCGCCTGCGCGGCCGGCGCCGCTGA
- a CDS encoding ABC transporter permease: MSDGVVGWGALAASLVFVAASVAIVGRQHLGLGRPILVAVARSLVQMAVVGLALVPIVDPDTPLVWSWLWVAGIVAFAAVTVARRAPAVPGLVWVAAGAMGLVAITGVGTIYGLGIFPLEGRTLVPVAGMVVGNSMKAAVVGASRVAESLAEQRAEVEAGLALGLTPRAASRRVVRSALHTAISPQVEQTAGLGVVFLPGAMTGLILAGASPADAVRTQLALMYVILAGVVIAATVTGLGTLARLTTADQTILRLERR; encoded by the coding sequence GTGAGCGACGGGGTCGTGGGCTGGGGGGCGCTGGCCGCGTCGCTCGTGTTCGTGGCCGCGTCGGTGGCGATCGTGGGCCGCCAGCACCTGGGCCTGGGCCGGCCGATCCTGGTGGCGGTCGCCCGGTCCCTGGTGCAGATGGCCGTCGTGGGCCTGGCCCTGGTGCCCATCGTCGACCCCGACACGCCGCTGGTGTGGTCCTGGCTGTGGGTCGCCGGCATCGTGGCCTTCGCCGCCGTCACCGTCGCCCGGCGGGCGCCGGCGGTGCCCGGACTCGTGTGGGTCGCGGCCGGGGCCATGGGGCTCGTCGCGATCACGGGGGTGGGGACGATCTACGGCCTCGGCATCTTCCCGCTCGAGGGCCGGACCCTGGTGCCCGTGGCCGGGATGGTCGTGGGCAACTCGATGAAGGCGGCGGTGGTGGGAGCCTCGCGGGTGGCCGAGTCGCTCGCCGAGCAGCGGGCCGAGGTGGAGGCCGGCCTGGCCCTGGGCCTCACCCCCCGCGCCGCGTCGCGTCGGGTGGTGCGCTCCGCCCTCCACACCGCCATCTCGCCCCAGGTGGAGCAGACCGCCGGGCTGGGGGTGGTGTTCCTCCCCGGCGCCATGACCGGCCTGATCCTGGCCGGCGCGTCCCCTGCCGACGCGGTGCGCACCCAGCTGGCCCTGATGTACGTGATCCTCGCCGGGGTGGTCATCGCCGCCACGGTGACCGGCCTGGGCACCCTGGCCCGGCTCACCACCGCAGACCAGACGATCCTCCGCCTCGAGCGGCGCTGA
- a CDS encoding phosphate ABC transporter ATP-binding protein encodes MGPPLFALERVGLVRDGTEVLRAVDLDIPDGGITVLVGASGAGKSTLLRCLNRLECPTSGSVRFRGDDLTALDPLAHRRRVAMVFQAPTPFPGTVAENLRTAAPDLADDDACRLLQRVGLHRDLLHRSADALSGGEAQRLVLARALATGPEVLLADEATSALDATATRHLEELARSLADEGMPVLWVTHDLAQARRLADHLVVTRAGEVTWSGPAGDPAAEGAVRDALREAPT; translated from the coding sequence ATGGGCCCGCCGCTGTTCGCGCTGGAGCGGGTGGGCCTGGTCCGCGACGGCACCGAGGTGCTGCGCGCCGTCGACCTGGACATCCCCGACGGCGGCATCACGGTGCTGGTGGGGGCGTCGGGGGCGGGCAAGTCGACCCTGCTGCGCTGCCTCAACCGGCTGGAGTGCCCCACGTCGGGCTCCGTCCGCTTCCGGGGCGACGACCTCACCGCGCTCGACCCCCTCGCCCACCGCCGCCGGGTGGCCATGGTGTTCCAGGCGCCCACGCCCTTCCCGGGCACGGTGGCCGAGAACCTCCGCACCGCCGCCCCCGACCTCGCCGACGACGACGCGTGCCGCCTCCTGCAGCGGGTGGGCCTGCACCGGGACCTGCTCCACCGGTCGGCGGACGCCCTCTCCGGGGGCGAGGCCCAGCGGCTGGTGCTGGCCCGCGCCCTCGCCACCGGGCCCGAGGTCCTGCTGGCCGACGAGGCCACCTCCGCCCTCGACGCCACCGCCACCCGCCACCTCGAGGAGCTGGCCCGGTCCCTCGCCGACGAGGGCATGCCGGTGCTGTGGGTGACCCACGACCTGGCCCAGGCCCGGCGGCTGGCCGACCACCTGGTGGTGACGCGGGCGGGCGAGGTGACCTGGTCCGGCCCGGCTGGCGACCCCGCGGCCGAGGGCGCGGTACGCGACGCCCTGCGGGAAGCCCCGACGTGA